A part of Notolabrus celidotus isolate fNotCel1 chromosome 21, fNotCel1.pri, whole genome shotgun sequence genomic DNA contains:
- the LOC117805149 gene encoding extracellular matrix protein 2, with the protein MRIKKLRDVPVSMMEERMHELTPDLGGYMKDILQSDDGHERGGEETLTPETFFRPLGEETRRQESERDPVRQETPETHSYYDSWMNREEEEEREGRLVAGITPREKEVGNEERKEGADEGENIKSANRKELKEREEEDHTVVRNLTPPLSTSSASLQPPPVLLTPTSQPLTSFSRVYPQASSPPLTPDPSESPALTVDPDVKRSILLLEDLLSQVFHSPGPGHQLQLNELEEKPDIEDAMVKSLLFKPAWKEETTSERNKKEDEFIPKVHAATPKTKTEPKDSKEPRPALRITEENNPRVKPVQGLNKINITKPTGEPQLVENDTKVSVKRNKASPPPSRPSVKQQPTTKTKTASNRPTKSGKNKTMKTSKDKKKKKDNKTQKTPQKKKEVITPTYFPYFMDNYCPQECACYGRVVQCSDKGVDKVPYGIPYNARYILLMNNRIDSIQLDLLDEYVSMEFLVLSNNRLTDGSIEGAFEGIPALKRLYLDRNFLESVPNDLPVSLEELRLDNNHVSVMSEAVWARCPGLLVLSLSNNSLGNGSESLPDKVLSPLSNLRTLNLDHNQLKSVPLGLPCSIKELYFKGNLIEHFRGGAFNGRSELVLLDLSANRLTNKGLSRDSLVNATLLESLNLEGNRLKQVPKHLPRSLKTLNLEGNLITSVKKAVFSTLKNLEHLGLARNKIFKVAPGAFKALLVLHQLDLCYNTLRQVPRQLPQALHSVALTHNRIQSVPRDAFCWGSESPGLSGLVRVQLENNLIDMGRLDAQAFRCLRGFQVVHFY; encoded by the exons ATGAGGATCAAGAAGCTGAGAGACGTTCCTGTATCAATGATGGAGGAAAGGATGCATGAGCTTACACCTGATTTAGGTGGATATATGAAGGACATCTTACAAAGTGATGATGGACAcgagagaggaggtgaggagacgTTAACTCCAGAGACGTTTTTTAGACCTTtgggagaggaaacaaggagacagGAGTCTGAACGTGACCCCGTCAGACAGGAGACTCCAGAGACTCACAGTTATTATGATTCATGGATGAatagggaggaagaggaggaaagggagGGCAGGCTGGTGGCTGGGATTACTCCTCGGGAGAAGGAAGTAGGAAatgaggaaaggaaggaaggtgCAGATGAAGGGGAGAACATAAAAAGTGCAAACCGTAAAGaattaaaagaaagagaggaggaagatcaCACGGTGGTTCGTAATCTCACACCTCCTCTGAGCACATCCTCTGCCTCACTTCAGCCTCCACCAGTCCTGCTTACACCCACATCACAACCTCTGACCTCCTTCAGCAGAGTTTATCCTCAggcttcctctcctccactcaCTCCAGATCCTTCAGAGAGTCCGGCTCTAACAGTGGATCCTGATGTGAAGAGGTCTATTCTCCTGCTTGAGGATCTGCTCTCTCAGGTGTTTCACAGTCCTGGTCCTGGACATCAACTCCAGCTGAATGAGCTGGAGGAAAAGCCAGATATAGAGGATGCGATGGTCAAAAGTCTGCTGTTTAAACCAGCGTGGAAGGAGGAAACCACGAGtgaaagaaacaagaaagaggacgaattcatcccaaaggttcACGCAGCTACGccgaaaacaaaaacagagcccAAAGATTCTAAAGAGCCTCGTCCTGCTCTGAGAATCACTGAAGAGAACAATCCCAGAGTCAAACCAGTCCAAggtttgaataaaataaacatcacaAAACCAACAGGAGAGCCGCAGCTGGTGGAAAATGACACCAAAGTTAGCGTGAAGCGAAACAAAGCGTCTCCTCCTCCGTCACGACCTTCAGTCAAACAGCAGCCGACCACAAAAACCAAAACAGCTTCAAACAGGCCGACCAAGAGCGGCAAGAATAAAACCATGAAGACGTccaaagacaagaagaagaagaaggacaataaaacacaaaaaacaccacagaagaagaaggaggtgaTCACACCGACGTACTTCCCGTACTTCATGGATAACTACTGTCCTCAGGAGTGTGCCTGCTACGGGAG AGTGGTCCAGTGTTCAGACAAAGGCGTGGACAAGGTTCCTTACGGTATCCCCTATAACGCTCGCTACATCCTCCTCATGAATAACCGCATCGACAGCATCCAGCTGGACCTGCTGGACGAATACGTCTCCATGGAGTTCCTGGTGCTTAGCAACAACCGGCTCACGGATGGCTCAATAGAAGGAGCCTTCGAGGGGATCCCGGCTCTGAAGCGGCTCTACCTGGACAGGAACTTTTTGGAAAGCGTCCCAAACGACCTTCCTGTGTCTCTGGAGGAGCTCCGGCTGGACAACAACCACGTGAGTGTGATGTCAGAGGCCGTGTGGGCTCGCTGCCCCGGCCTTTTGGTCCTCAGCCTCAGCAACAACAGCCTGGGGAATGGGTCTGAATCCCTCCCTGATAAGGTGCTCTCTCCTTTAAGCAACCTGCGCACCTTGAACCTGGATCACAACCAGCTGAAGTCAGTCCCTCTGGGGTTACCGTGCTCCATCAAGGAGCTCTACTTTAAAGGGAATCTCATTGAGCACTTTAGAGGGGGCGCCTTCAACGGACGATCAGAACTGGTCCTGTTAGATTTGAGTGCAAACAGACTCACTAACAAAGGTCTGTCCCGGGACTCTCTGGTCAACGCTACACTTCTAGAAAGCCTCAATCTAGaaggaaacagactgaaacaggtACCCAAACATCTCCCTCGCTCGCTTAAGACTCTAAATCTGGAAGGCAATCTCATAACATCCGTTAAAAAAGCGGTTTTCAGCACCTTGAAAAACCTGGAGCACTTAGGTTTAGCCAGGAATAAGATCTTCAAAGTGGCTCCGGGGGCCTTCAAGGCACTGCTGGTCCTGCACCAGTTAGATCTGTGCTACAACACCTTACGCCAGGTGCCCAGACAGCTCCCGCAGGCTCTGCACTCTGTGGCGCTCACGCACAACCGGATCCAGTCGGTGCCTCGAGACGCTTTCTGCTGGGGGAGCGAGAGTCCGGGTCTCAGCGGGCTCGTACGGGTGCAGCTGGAGAACAATCTAATCGATATGGGGAGGCTGGATGCTCAGGCGTTCAGGTGCTTACGGGGGTTTCAGGTGGTGCACTTCTACTGA